GCTGAATCCCCATGTATTCTGAGTCTGGTGATAGAAGTTATCAGGCTTTCCATCTTCTGACAGTCTCCCGTCTGATTCTCCGAATGACAAGCTTCGGTTTTGAAAATACTCCAGAACAAGCCCGATGTTATTTTTATCATTAAGCTCAAATTCTGAAGTGGAAGAAAGAGAAGGGCTTTCATTTCTTGATTCTGTTTCAACACTTGTTTTATTAATCCTGTTAGTTTTATAACGGGTATCCAGTGTTTCATTTTTCTGCACGTAGCTTCCATTGTTATAGCTCCCTATGAATGTTTGGGTAAATTTCTTCTTATGATAATTAAGATTAAAATTGGTATATTGAGAATTCTTGGTACTTTGTCTGTTATTCAGTGAGATACTTCCTTTCATCCCTTCATCATCTCTCTTTTTCAAGACAATATTGATAACGGATCCGGAAGTTTCATATCGTGAAGACGGGCTGGTAATAACTTCAATTTTCATCAGGTTATCAGCAGGAATTGTTTTTAGATATTCCTTTAATTCTTTCCCTGTAAAAACCGACTTACGGTCATTAATATATACAGTGACGGTCTGTCCTTCTGCTTTTACAGCATCATTATTATCTATACTTACCAAGGGAGTCATTCTAAGAACATCCCAGGTAGTGTTTCCAGCCAGAATAGCACTGTTTGCTACATTGAAGACGGTTCTGTCTACTTTGGATTCTACTGTGGGTTTTCTGGCAACAAGGGTAACCGCTTCTATTTCTTTTGCATTTGTTTTTACGGTATCCTTTGCAGTCTGGGCCTGGGCAAATGCCAAAGAACCCGTTAATACCGCGATCGGAAATAAAATTACTTTCATGAGAAGTTTAGTTTTATCTATAAGACCACTATCTCCCCCTAATTGTTACATCTAAAAGTAAAAAAAATGAAATAAATATCTAATTCCCAATAATATAACAAATAATCCCTCAAACATAAACATGAAAGCAATACTAATTCACTAACAAAATGAAATAATATCAATAAACTTCATAATAAAATATCTTAAAAAATTCATTCTAACGCAAAAAAAAATTATTTAAAAATCATCTATAAATACTTCCCGTTAAACGGATCCAAAGTCCTTGTTCAATAAACTTTCATCAAAAAAAGCCCGGATCTCACCCGGGCTGCTAGCAATAGCAAAATTACAAGGATTAATATTAAAAAATATGCTAGTTTAAACTTTCAAAATAATGGATAACACCTACTTCCGGCAGGTGGTGTTTATCCTGATTATACTCAGGTTCCTGATTCTTCGTATTTTCAAGGAAGGAATTACTGTAAAGGGCATAGGAAGGCTGTTCTGCCAATCCATTTTTCAGAAACTGGTGGGCTTCTACAATCGTTTTTCCGTATAGCTTTCTGAAATTCCCTATATTATATTGTGAAAACGACCCATAATGAACAATAAACTTTAGAGACAGATCAATGGTGGTACTTAAGCTTTTGCATAATTCTTCTATTTTCCTGTTGAAGGCATTTCTCATTTTCAAAAGCATTCCGGAAATCCTTTGATAAGAAGGATTTTCATCGTAGCGGTAAAATAAAATAGCATCTCCCTCAATTTCAGAAATTTCAAAATACTGATCATTCACATCAATAAGTGTAGACAATAGCTGCCTCACGATATATTCACCGGTATACAGTTTCGTATTGAATACAAATTCTGTAAATCCGCTGAAATCCGGAATAAGAATGATCCCCTCTTGTATAGTTGTCTTCATAATGATAATAGATTAAAAACCTGCTTCATCCTTAAAGACGAAGCAGATTCAATTTTACTTTATTGCCATCCGCCTCCTACAGAGCGATAGAGGGCTGTTATGGCATTCAGTCTCTGGGTTTTCAGAGAAGCCAGTTCCAATTCTGCCTGAAGCTTATTGGTCTGAGCAATGATTACTTCCACATAAGTCGCTGAGTTGTATTTAAATAACAAATCAGCTTTCTTAACAGCTTCATTAGTCTTCACAACCAGTCCTTCAGAAATTTTCTGCTGTTCTTCCAGTTTCTGAATCTGTACCAATGCATCAGACACTTCTCCCACGGCTTTTAAGACCGATTGCTTAAAGCTTATTTCGGCCTGATCTGCCAATACTTTAGACTGCTCATACTGTGTTTTCAGCTGTTTCCCGTTCAGAATAGGCTGGGCAACTGCTCCGGCAACCATTCCGAAAAGAGATCCGGGAACACTGAACCATTTACTGATCTGGAAAGCATTCACTCCTCCCTGAGCGGTAATATTCAATGAAGGGTACATACTCATTTTTGCAACATGAATGGCAGCTGCACTTTTTCTTACCCCAAGCTCGGCTGTTTTGATATCCGGTCTGTAGCTTAGCAATTCTGAAGGAATCCCTGCTGCAATATGATCCGGAGACTGTACATTATTGAGGCTTGCACTTCTTTCAATTTTCCCGGGCATTGAGCCCGTCAGTAAACTCAGTGCATTTTCCTGCAAGGTCACAGAACTTTCAATAGCTGGAACAGATTTCAGAATCTGATCTTTTGCAATTTCCTGTTGCTGCACCGCCAAAGCTGTTGTAAGCCCCAGTTCCTGCTGCTTAGTCAGAAACTTCAGGGTATTGTCAGCATAGGTCAGATTAGATTTTGTAATTTCCAGTTGAGTATCCAGCATCAGCAGATTATAATACCCCTGAACCACTGCAGCCACAACCTGTGTCTTTACAGCCTTTGCCGCCTCCTGAGTTTTAAGATATTCAGCTAAAGCCTGTTCTTTTCTTCCTTTAATCTTCCCCCAGATATCAGCTTCCCATGAAAAATTGACAGATGTAGTATAATCTTCCATATATCTTTTTCCCATGAACTGTCCTGCCATCATTCCGTTCATACTGTTGTCTGACGGACGGTTGATATTGGCATTGGCTCCGGCACTTATTGTAGGAATATTTCCCCATTTGCTCTGATTGTAAGCTAATGAAGCAAACTCAATCTGCTTTAAGGCCACCTGAAGATCATTATTCTGTATCATGGCCTTATCAATCAATCCTACAAGAACGGGATCTTTGAAAAAGTCTTTGTAGCTGATCTTCGCTATATTTTCATCTTGTTCTGCCACAATACTGTCACTTCTATAAGCTTCAGGCATTTTGATTTCCGGCTGTTCATATTGCTGAACCTTACAGGAAACAGCTGTACCCGAAATGAGCGCGATATAGGCTATATTTTTAATTTTCATTTTTAAAATCATTTGAATTAATATTCCCAGTCAGCATCCGTTACTTCTTTCCCATTGATTTTCTCATGCAAAGCCTGGAATACCACGAAGAGAACCGGAACCACAAAAATTCCTAAGATTGTCCCGAAAAGCATTCCCGAAATCGCTGCATACCCAATAGAATGGTTCCCCATTGCTGAAGGACCTACCACAAACAGTAATGGAAGCAATCCTGTAATAAATGCTAAAGAAGTCATCAAAATAGGACGCAGACGTGCTTTGGCACCTTCAACAGCCGATGCAATAAGACTTTTCCCTGCTCTACGTCTCTGAATCGCAAATTCCACGATCAGAATACCATTCTTTGCCAAAAGACCTATGAGCATTACCAAAGCGATCTGTACATAAATGTTATTGGAAAGCTCGGCAAACGTAATTCCTACAAACACACCTGATAATCCTACAGGAATAGCAATAAGTACCGCTAATGGAAGAATATAACTTTCATACTGAGCAGAAAGAAGGAAAAATACAAATACAATACACAATCCGAAAATCATTACCGACTGTGAACTGGAACCTGCTTCTTCACGGCTCATTCCTTTATAATCATAAGTATATCCCGGAGGAAGTACCTGTTTGCTCACCTCTTCTACCGCAGCCATTGCCTGTCCGGTACTGTATCCGGGAGCAGCCATTACTGTTAAGTTAGAAGAATTGAAAAGGTTGAAACGGTCTACCACTTCTGCACCTGTTACCTGCTTCAGGCTTACCAGGGTATTGATAGGAACCATCTGGCCTAAATTGTTTTTAACGAAAACACCATTCAGAGATTCTTTATCCTGTCTGGTCTCCGGTGTGGACTGTACCAGTACTCTGTAATATTTCCCGAATCTGTTGAAATCCGAAGCCTGAATACTTCCGTAATATCCCTGCATTACTCCCAGCACATCAGAAACGTTTACTCCCAGCTGAGCAGATTTCACTTCATCCACAAGTACTTCAAACTGCGGATAGGTAACATCAAATGTTGTAAAAGCTACAGCCACTTCCGGCCTCTGCATAAGCGCTCCCATCATTCCATAGGAAATATTTCCTAAGTTCTGAAGTTCTCCGTTTGTACGATCCTGAAGCACAAGCTCCATACCACTGGTATTTCCGAAACCGTCTACAGTAGGTGTATTAATCACCAGGAAATTGGCTCTTTTATCCTTAGAAAGCATTCCCTGAGTTTGTCCTATAATGTCATTGATATTATGAACAGGCCCTCTTTCTCCTCCTTTCTTTAATTTAACAAAAATAGAAGCTGCTGAAGATGACATAGAACCACTGAAAAGATTCAGTCCATCTACCGAAATTACTTTTTCTACTGCCGGATTTTTCATCAGGAGGTCTTCTGTATCTGAAACCACTTTTGAAGTTCTGTCTT
This genomic window from Chryseobacterium sp. MEBOG06 contains:
- a CDS encoding DUF2652 domain-containing protein, which gives rise to MKTTIQEGIILIPDFSGFTEFVFNTKLYTGEYIVRQLLSTLIDVNDQYFEISEIEGDAILFYRYDENPSYQRISGMLLKMRNAFNRKIEELCKSLSTTIDLSLKFIVHYGSFSQYNIGNFRKLYGKTIVEAHQFLKNGLAEQPSYALYSNSFLENTKNQEPEYNQDKHHLPEVGVIHYFESLN
- a CDS encoding efflux transporter outer membrane subunit, with protein sequence MKIKNIAYIALISGTAVSCKVQQYEQPEIKMPEAYRSDSIVAEQDENIAKISYKDFFKDPVLVGLIDKAMIQNNDLQVALKQIEFASLAYNQSKWGNIPTISAGANANINRPSDNSMNGMMAGQFMGKRYMEDYTTSVNFSWEADIWGKIKGRKEQALAEYLKTQEAAKAVKTQVVAAVVQGYYNLLMLDTQLEITKSNLTYADNTLKFLTKQQELGLTTALAVQQQEIAKDQILKSVPAIESSVTLQENALSLLTGSMPGKIERSASLNNVQSPDHIAAGIPSELLSYRPDIKTAELGVRKSAAAIHVAKMSMYPSLNITAQGGVNAFQISKWFSVPGSLFGMVAGAVAQPILNGKQLKTQYEQSKVLADQAEISFKQSVLKAVGEVSDALVQIQKLEEQQKISEGLVVKTNEAVKKADLLFKYNSATYVEVIIAQTNKLQAELELASLKTQRLNAITALYRSVGGGWQ